Proteins encoded by one window of Antechinus flavipes isolate AdamAnt ecotype Samford, QLD, Australia chromosome 4, AdamAnt_v2, whole genome shotgun sequence:
- the SLC30A1 gene encoding proton-coupled zinc antiporter SLC30A1, which yields MGCWGRNRARLLCMLSLTFMFMVLEVVVSRLTSSLAMLSDSFHMLSDVLALIVALVAERFARRTQSTQKNTFGWIRAEVMGALVNAIFLTGLCFAILLEAIERFIEPHEMQQPLVVLGVGVAGLVVNLLGLCLFHHHSGYGGGPGASSRSHSHSHGGLGHSHSHSLGKVSRGKNNRSGGNNSNMTDSERAADGEETNNLVISSNGMKMDPAEEQARDGAMDVQVNGNLIGDDSDNLDSEDEENSGQLNMRGVFLHVFGDALGSVIVVINALVFFFSWKSCTEGTFCRKPCIPDPCRSYVDLINTTYTSTTTVSEAGPCWVLYLDPTLCLVMVGILLYTTYPLLKESALILLQTVPKQIDIRNLKMELRNVEGVEEVHELHVWQLAGSRIIATAHIKCHDPTSYMEVAKSIKDVFHNHGIHATTIQPEFASVGAKSSVTPCELACRTQCALKQCCGTAQKTSSGKEAEKSSAVSISCLELSDDLEKHPRRTKVDSMPAVMIDIKKMPNEQPESSM from the exons ATGGGGTGCTGGGGTCGGAACCGGGCCCGGCTGCTGTGCATGCTGTCGCTGACCTTCATGTTCATGGTGCTGGAGGTGGTGGTAAGCCGGCTGACCTCGTCGCTGGCGATGCTCTCGGACTCGTTCCACATGCTGTCCGACGTGCTGGCCCTCATCGTGGCCTTGGTGGCGGAGCGCTTCGCTCGGCGGACCCAGTCCACACAGAAGAACACGTTCGGCTGGATCCGGGCCGAAGTGATGGGGGCCCTGGTGAACGCCATCTTCCTGACCGGCCTCTGCTTCGCCATCCTGCTGGAGGCCATCGAGCGCTTCATCGAGCCCCACGAGATGCAGCAGCCGCTAGTGGTCCTCGGGGTCGGCGTGGCCGGGCTCGTGGTCAACCTGCTGGGGCTTTGCCTCTTCCACCACCACAGCGGCTACGGGGGCGGGCCCGGCGCGAGCAGTCGCAGCCACAGCCACTCCCACGGGGGGCTCGGCCACAGCCACAGCCACAGCCTTGGCAAGGTGAGCCGGGGCAAGAACAACCGCAGCGGGGGCAACAACAGCAACATGACGGACAGCGAGCGGGCCGCCGACGGCGAGGAGACCAACAACTTGGTCATCAGCTCGAACGGAATGAAGATGGACCCGGCAG AGGAACAAGCCAGAGACGGTGCAATGGATGTGCAAGTTAATGGGAATCTTATTGGTGATGATTCGGACAATTTAGATTCCGAAGATGAAGAGAATAGTGGACAACTTAACATGCGTGGAGTTTTTCTGCATGTCTTTGGAGATGCCTTGGGTTCAGTAATTGTAGTGATAAATgccttggtttttttcttttcttggaaatCTTGTACTGAGGGAACGTTCTGTAGGAAACCATGTATCCCTGACCCCTGCCGCTCATATGTAGACCTAATTAATACTACTTATACTTCTACTACTACAGTAAGTGAGGCTGGTCCTTGCTGGGTGCTATATTTAGATCCAACTCTTTGTCTTGTGATGGTTGGCATACTTCTTTATACCACTTATCCGTTACTTAAGGAATCTGCCCTTATCCTTTTGCAAACTGTACCTAAACAAATAGATATCAGAAATTTGAAAATGGAACTTCGAAATGTTGAAGGAGTTGAAGAAGTTCATGAATTGCATGTTTGGCAGCTTGCTGGAAGCAGAATCATCGCCACTGCTCACATAAAATGTCATGACCCTACATCCTACATGGAGGTGGCTAAAAGCATTAAAGACGTTTTTCACAATCACGGAATCCACGCCACTACCATTCAGCCTGAATTTGCTAGTGTAGGTGCTAAATCAAGTGTTACCCCATGTGAGCTTGCTTGTAGAACTCAGTGTGCATTGAAGCAATGTTGTGGGACCGCACAAAAAACCAGTTctggaaaggaagcagaaaagagTTCGGCAGTTAGCATTTCTTGTTTAGAACTTAGTGACGATTTAGAAAAGCATCCCAGGAGGACTAAAGTTGATAGTATGCCTGCTGTTATGATAGATATAAAGAAGATGCCAAACGAACAACCAGAATCATCTATGTAA